One window of the Onychostoma macrolepis isolate SWU-2019 chromosome 21, ASM1243209v1, whole genome shotgun sequence genome contains the following:
- the LOC131529493 gene encoding uncharacterized protein LOC131529493, with the protein MWAESDLYPGVPCLQSTTEPVNGNVYRMYHGTTEKAAAQIKIHGFKPSAGGMLGRGIYLSRDLNKASRYPLDNPSERVVIRVKVNVGRVKKIDCQGHPLQKTWHDHGYDTAWCPPNCRMVPSGLEEDCVWDPNRITIIDVIPPSLQSSEKPVEGKVYTMFYGTTKEDAEKIKACGFCKSDGMLGHGVYLSRDVEKASKYPMHVPNQQRSVLRVKVNVGKVIQIDYQGQPMQKNWHDYGFDTACFFASGLEQDCVWNPKAITVIDVIRPI; encoded by the coding sequence ATGTGGGCAGAGAGTGACTTGTATCCAGGTGTGCCGTGTCTCCAAAGCACTACAGAGCCTGTGAATGGTAATGTGTACCGAATGTATCACGGCACCACTGAAAAAGCAGCAGCACAGATCAAAATTCATGGCTTTAAGCCATCTGCAGGTGGCATGCTTGGACGTGGCATCTACCTCAGCCGAGATCTTAACAAGGCCAGCAGATACCCACTTGATAATCCGAGTGAGAGAGTCGTTATCAGAGTGAAGGTCAATGTTGGGAGAGTGAAGAAGATTGACTGTCAAGGTCATCCACTGCAGAAAACCTGGCATGATCACGGGTACGACACTGCCTGGTGTCCTCCAAACTGTCGCATGGTGCCAAGTGGTCTTGAAGAAGACTGTGTTTGGGATCCAAATCGAATTACTATCATTGATGTAATTCCACCAAGCCTTCAAAGTAGTGAAAAACCAGTTGAAGGTAAAGTCTACACAATGTTTTATGGCACAACTAAGGAAGATGCAGAAAAAATCAAAGCTTGTGGTTTTTGTAAGTCTGATGGCATGCTTGGGCATGGAGTCTACCTCAGCCGAGATGTAGAAAAGGCCTCTAAGTACCCTATGCATGTTCCTAACCAGCAGAGAAGTGTTCTGAGAGTGAAGGTTAATGTTGGAAAAGTGATACAAATTGATTATCAAGGCCAACCAATGCAAAAAAACTGGCATGATTATGGGTTTGACACTGCCTGTTTTTTTGCAAGTGGTCTTGAGCAAGACTGTGTTTGGAATCCGAAAGCAATCACAGTCATTGATGTAATTCGTCCAATTTAA
- the LOC131529495 gene encoding uncharacterized protein LOC131529495 yields MKWNTFRYGHTLKDMPFIYLLSGRSNQLQKRHQRDSICPGSNMWVEDDLGPSAPPCLDSYIEPADGRVYRMYHGTSREAAEKIKVSGFKPSSKGMLGPGVYLSRDLEKASKYPLDLDEHRKVVLRVKVDVGRVKKIDHQGHPLQYTWHENGYDTAWCPPNCGMVRSRLEEDCVWDPNRITVIGEICPKSQVAKGAWHARY; encoded by the exons ATGAAATGGAACACCTTTCGTTATGGACACACCCTGAAAGATATGCCATTTATATACCTGCTTTCAGGAAGAAGCAATCAGCTTCAAAAGCGACATCAGAG AGATTCAATTTGTCCTGGTTCAAACATGTGGGTTGAAGACGACTTGGGCCCAAGTGCTCCACCTTGCCTTGATAGTTACATAGAACCAGCAGATGGTAGAGTCTACAGAATGTATCATGGGACATCAAGGGAGgctgctgaaaaaataaaagtctcTGGGTTCAAACCATCTTCTAAAGGGATGCTTGGGCCTGGTGTTTACCTCAGCCGAGATCTAGAGAAGGCCTCCAAATACCCTCTGGATCTAGATGAGCATCGGAAAGTGGTTCTGAGAGTGAAAGTTGATGTTGGGAGAGTGAAGAAGATTGACCATCAAGGTCATCCACTGCAGTATACCTGGCATGAGAACGGGTATGACACTGCCTGGTGCCCTCCAAACTGTGGCATGGTGCGAAGTCGTCTTGAGGAAGACTGTGTTTGGGATCCGAACCGAATCACAGTCATTGGGGAAATATGCCCTAAATCACAAGTAGCTAAAGGTGCATGGCATGCGCGTTACTGA
- the LOC131529494 gene encoding gig2-like protein DreN isoform X1, which produces MCVASENKRKRKAYSGTMGPNFIFFCRNCSLIEERPKISAISYCCVSAKMPVEFSGWEAYCDKSKHLKPGQEPKKSHGYIMYHGTLKTNAPAIISSGFRPSAGGTLGPGVYCSRNIDKAMRYPPCAANDRVVLKLRVRVGKVKKIEGQSMNLMSSWHQNGYDTAWLPASASGAGLEEDCVWDPKRLTVVGIAHCTDSSTKSSLESLIKQTSQSQDTNGKDLKLCKGCGMQTEHKHTMEKCWSCKASICPFMKNHVCRKKGK; this is translated from the exons atgtgtgtcgcgagtgaaaacaaaagaaaaagaaaagcttacagcggcacgatgggaccaaacttcatct ttttttgtaGGAACTGCAGTCTTATAGAGGAGCGTCCAAAGATCTCTGCAATCTCATATTGTTGTGTAAGTGCCAAAATGCCGGTGGAATTCAGTGGATGGGAGGCATACTGTGATAAATCAAAGCACCTTAAACCAGGTCAAGAGCCCAAAAAGAGCCATGGCTATATCATGTACCATGGGACACTCAAAACCAATGCCCCAGCTATCATATCATCAGGGTTTCGGCCCTCTGCTGGGGGAACTCTGGGTCCTGGTGTCTACTGTAGTAGGAACATTGACAAAGCAATGCGTTACCCACCATGTGCTGCTAATGATAGAGTTGTGTTAAAGCTGCGAGTGAGAGTGGGTAAAGTGAAGAAGATTGAAGGGCAAAGCATGAACCTGATGAGCTCATGGCATCAGAATGGATATGATACAGCCTGGTTACCTGCCTCTGCCTCTGGTGCGGGACTTGAGGAAGATTGTGTTTGGGACCCAAAGAGACTTACTGTGGTTGGAATAGCCCATTGCACAGACTCCAGTACTAAGAGTTCTCTGGAGAGTCTCATAAAGCAGACAAGCCAATCGCAGGACACGAATGGGAAAGATCTGAAGCTGTGTAAAGGGTGTGGAATGCAAACAGAGCATAAACACACAATGGAGAAATGCTGGTCCTGTAAGGCATCCATATGCCCCTTCATGAAAAATCATGTTTGCCGAAAGAAAGGGAAGTAA
- the LOC131529494 gene encoding gig2-like protein DreN isoform X2: MPVEFSGWEAYCDKSKHLKPGQEPKKSHGYIMYHGTLKTNAPAIISSGFRPSAGGTLGPGVYCSRNIDKAMRYPPCAANDRVVLKLRVRVGKVKKIEGQSMNLMSSWHQNGYDTAWLPASASGAGLEEDCVWDPKRLTVVGIAHCTDSSTKSSLESLIKQTSQSQDTNGKDLKLCKGCGMQTEHKHTMEKCWSCKASICPFMKNHVCRKKGK, encoded by the coding sequence ATGCCGGTGGAATTCAGTGGATGGGAGGCATACTGTGATAAATCAAAGCACCTTAAACCAGGTCAAGAGCCCAAAAAGAGCCATGGCTATATCATGTACCATGGGACACTCAAAACCAATGCCCCAGCTATCATATCATCAGGGTTTCGGCCCTCTGCTGGGGGAACTCTGGGTCCTGGTGTCTACTGTAGTAGGAACATTGACAAAGCAATGCGTTACCCACCATGTGCTGCTAATGATAGAGTTGTGTTAAAGCTGCGAGTGAGAGTGGGTAAAGTGAAGAAGATTGAAGGGCAAAGCATGAACCTGATGAGCTCATGGCATCAGAATGGATATGATACAGCCTGGTTACCTGCCTCTGCCTCTGGTGCGGGACTTGAGGAAGATTGTGTTTGGGACCCAAAGAGACTTACTGTGGTTGGAATAGCCCATTGCACAGACTCCAGTACTAAGAGTTCTCTGGAGAGTCTCATAAAGCAGACAAGCCAATCGCAGGACACGAATGGGAAAGATCTGAAGCTGTGTAAAGGGTGTGGAATGCAAACAGAGCATAAACACACAATGGAGAAATGCTGGTCCTGTAAGGCATCCATATGCCCCTTCATGAAAAATCATGTTTGCCGAAAGAAAGGGAAGTAA
- the LOC131529146 gene encoding thy-1 membrane glycoprotein-like isoform X2 has translation MKTLNSLFGWILVLGVLMIPVLCQDEESVITVCQEEDNDLRVDCFLEPRLNYHTDYEFSMSKGQKEIIINTNISGIMPDPKFRHNTFVTELEPYGFRLTIMSFTVIENTTFICKVTKVQKTLFVELDSIEPCSAISVFLLGYPWLNLLVPLCILQLWEAC, from the exons ATGAAAACATTGAACTCTTTGTTTGGGTGGATTCTTGTTCTTGGAG TTCTGATGATCCCAGTGTTGTGTCAGGATGAAGAGAGTGTAATTACAGTATGCCAAGAGGAAGATAATGACCTCAGAGTGGACTGCTTTCTGGAGCCCAGACTCAACTACCACACAGACTATGAGTTCTCCATGTCCAAAGGCCAAAAGGAGATCATCATAAACACCAACATCTCTGGAATCATGCCTGATCCCAAGTTCAGGCACAACACATTTGTGACAGAGCTTGAGCCATACGGATTCAGGCTGACCATTATGAGCTTCACCGTCATTGAGAATACAACGTTCATCTGTAAAGTAACCAAGGTCCAGAAGACTCTGTTTGTTGAACTAG ACAGCATCGAGCCCTGCTCTGCCATCAGTGTGTTTCTGCTGGGTTATCCTTGGCTCAATCTTCTGGTTCCTCTGTGCATCTTACAGCTATGGGAAGCCTGTTAA
- the LOC131529146 gene encoding thy-1 membrane glycoprotein-like isoform X1 has protein sequence MVHIADKTKHFKMQSFAMKTLNSLFGWILVLGVLMIPVLCQDEESVITVCQEEDNDLRVDCFLEPRLNYHTDYEFSMSKGQKEIIINTNISGIMPDPKFRHNTFVTELEPYGFRLTIMSFTVIENTTFICKVTKVQKTLFVELDSIEPCSAISVFLLGYPWLNLLVPLCILQLWEAC, from the exons ATGGTCCACATAGCCGACAAgactaaacattttaaaatgcag AGTTTTGCAATGAAAACATTGAACTCTTTGTTTGGGTGGATTCTTGTTCTTGGAG TTCTGATGATCCCAGTGTTGTGTCAGGATGAAGAGAGTGTAATTACAGTATGCCAAGAGGAAGATAATGACCTCAGAGTGGACTGCTTTCTGGAGCCCAGACTCAACTACCACACAGACTATGAGTTCTCCATGTCCAAAGGCCAAAAGGAGATCATCATAAACACCAACATCTCTGGAATCATGCCTGATCCCAAGTTCAGGCACAACACATTTGTGACAGAGCTTGAGCCATACGGATTCAGGCTGACCATTATGAGCTTCACCGTCATTGAGAATACAACGTTCATCTGTAAAGTAACCAAGGTCCAGAAGACTCTGTTTGTTGAACTAG ACAGCATCGAGCCCTGCTCTGCCATCAGTGTGTTTCTGCTGGGTTATCCTTGGCTCAATCTTCTGGTTCCTCTGTGCATCTTACAGCTATGGGAAGCCTGTTAA